In Plasmodium coatneyi strain Hackeri chromosome 8, complete sequence, the genomic stretch atatatatatatatatatatacacatatatgtgtataagtacatatacatgtgcatatttgtacacactctgaaccctaaactctaattATAATGAATACTAATGGATAACGAATGTAGAATAAACGAATGGAATGAATACGAaaggaatgaacgaatggattaaacgaatggaatgaacaaatggaatgaacgaatggaatgaacgaatggaatgaacgaatggattaaatgaatggaatgaacgaatggattaaatgaatggaatgaacgaaaTGGATTAAACCAATGGATACATTTAATTAGTGAATTAATGATAAGTGTTGTgttctacacacacatatatgcaaaattctacacatatgtgtgtgtggggaaagaaaaaagaagagtaatgtgtgtgttgtgtggttctacacacatatattaaaACATTTACACacgtatatgtgtgtagaaaaaaaaaagagtaatgTGTGTTATGTTCTACACATATAAgctatacatataaattctacatatatgaaaattctatacatatatacatatataatatatatatacaatgtatgtaggtatttatatatatgtacacatttaatacatatatacataaataagttACTTACAAATGTAatgatcaaaaaaaaaaaaggaaaaaaatgaaaaaaacaaataaagtattgttattattattcaacaaaaatggaaggaatgtgttaCGGGAAGTATAGCTATAAAGGTATGTACGTCCCCTCCGCCCCGAatatattgttcatataattttttttttgtgtattatacatctgtacatttatttcataaatgtgcactctCCTTCTACTGAATTTGGCtcaatgtacacatgtatagaaaaggaaagaaaaagaaagggtgCTCCCTCTTCCTCTctatatacatgcacatatgcacatatatgtatgtgtatgaagtgcacatatatgcatgcatatatgaactgtatactgcacatatatgcatatatgtatgaactgtatacaataTGTGTGTTAACAATACATCTAATAATCTTCtccttttaataatattagtGAAGTTATAAATTAATAGAATacatattgaaatttttctgcttaggaagaaaattgtacctttctatatatatatatgcaagaACTGAATGGTATGAATAATAGTTCTACGGATAATTATGTAGCACAGAATAATACAATACatgagggaaggaatatataaaaaaaatttgttcttccttccttcttcttacaTTCTGTTGCAttatgctaattttttttgcttcattcaTTCGTACGcccgttcatatttttatgccttaagttatatatatgtgcacatatataatgatttcgatacacatatgtgtataggatGTGTGTTATCCTTATTTgaaaattaggaaaaatatatattattaagggaaaaagaagtgaaaatttcATACATTTACACTTCCATTCCTACACCTACCAATCACCCTTACACTTGCAATCCAATAATCATCATAGAAACAATCGTAGAACAAGCAAAATTTTTGCCCCTACATAcccttcccctcccccttttatatTGAATGTATGAACACATATAAAGAGTACTGCATACATCCCTTTACCATAAacttattatacatatatacagcagaagaaaaatatacatacaaaccATGTCACCAGAACCAGCGGTAAGGGAAATAATCTTTGGAGGGGTTgctctttcctcttcctcctttgcaatatgaacagaaatgcataaaaggaaacacatataatatttcatataCTTCTGTGTGATTGTGGTCTAGTGTAAAATAGAATGAgggaaatgtgaaaagaataaatgtatatatatatatatatatatatatattccacttccCTTGTTATCTATATCTATAGAGACTAAATGTAAAGCATTTACCCTCAGAAACCGTGTTCTATGGGACCTTCAAAGGAGCTCCACAGAACTGTGATAATAACGCTGTGAAGAGTGTAAAGATGATTCTCAAGGAACctaaaagagaaggaatttCTGTTGACATCATTGGGAAAGCAGTATGCTATGTGTCGGAAATGTATGGGGACAGTGGATATCCGCTCAAGAGTGAACTCTGCCATTttctctattattggttaggggatataCTAACTACGAGTGTACAGCACGAAGTCCAGTTCCCAAACCAAGTTAATACTATTTGCGGAACTATAAAGAATGAgtatgagaaaaaaggatgtaAAATTCCCTGTGAGGAAATTGAAAGAGAAATTTTCCatcatagaaaaaaagtattcgacTATTGGTACGATTATACTACCGTAGAAAAGGCCTTAAAAGAAGGTGAACCCAATTGTAATGACAGTTGGTCCACCTATCGGCATGCAGTTCTTACAGCATGCGATGCTGTAGAACAGAGTTGCCCTAAGAAAGAGCACAAAAGTGGTACATACTGCAAAGATTTCAATGATAAATACAAATTCTATTGTGGTATGGCAAAAACATTAGAATCGTactgcagaaaaaaaactgaattAGCATCtgcacaaaaggaaaaagaagaagcaacacaAGAAAAACAATCCATACAATCCAAACTAGACGAAGTTGTTCATCAAGCAAATaaagcttcttctctttcttctgcccTTGGTACCCTAGCAGCATTAGAATTACTAGCATTGGCATTCTTTCTctataaagtaagtacaattacaaatacaaataatagtacataatccttccaccaaccacctaacatcaccttcctccctaccaccaccctaacaaccatccttccacctaccacccctaacaacattctttccacccctaacaaccttccttccaccctaccaccaccctaacaaccatccttccacctctaacaaccttcccttccacctaccacctctaacaaccttccttccaccctaccaccactcccataaccttccttccatcaaccctcctaacaacaaccttccttccacccctaacaaccaaccTACCATCAAACAACCTTACActaaccacctaacacaaacattcttccttccactaccAACCACTAATagcaccttccttctaccaaccacccctaataaccttccttccaacctaccacccttaacaaccttccttcctaccacgcctaacaatcttccttccttccaccacctaacacctaataatcttccttccacccaccaaccacctaccacgtaacaaccttccttccttcccttcagtataaaccatggtcttcctggtttggtaaccactcttctggaaatggaggaaggagcagaagaaacagaagaaagggaagatccACTGGACGTCACTTtgatacactcacagaagacaGCTCAACAATAGGTGGTTCCACAACAGAGGATGATTCAACAGAATATGGTGGTGTACAGtctggaaggggaagaataaatacaCCGCCTCATCGGAATGTACGTTACAGTCGGATGTAACACCGTCGTTGTGTAATACatattggaatgtaacactcatttggaatgttgaatgagTGTGTGCCCCTCCCTCCCTCAAGAGGGGGGAGGCATAAATAACGATGAAGCTTATATgcagtgtaggaaaaaaaaaaaaaaaagagacacttttttctttttgcctacattccttttttttttttattttctttcctacatttgtatgtatgagCAATTgcatgaaggaaagaatgctCCCAGAAAGGAGCGcgcaaaaagaagaaaagtgcTTACccttctaaaaaaaatatttaaagaaaaaaatttaatcaacacattttgcatttgtcaatacaaaaaaattttaccaaacaaatcaaaataaagtgaaggaggaaaattttttctttttcacatccacttatgttaattacacaatgaacatgtaaaccctttcatacaaaacaaaaaaaaaacaaaaacaaaaatatttactacacactaaaacccggaatctgaacatggaacctgttccttaggaacatcaaccctcaacccggaatctaaacttggaacctgttccttaggaacatttccttcttccatatACTTGGATCCCatgaattcttgaaccaaaatttcaaaaaagtcctccttcgtcgaatgcagatcttccttttgacattcgtctaagacttctaaatggatatcaataatcatgcggcgacgtacaccagCACGAGGATCAACACGGCGACACAGgtcctgttttttttgactcttcgtttttccttttggaacagatcttggtttgcgttcctttactatggtatattcacgtggaccaGGTTGatccacatggtcaacaatctgttgttctaaggagggaccacgtacttgatgagctcttctgtaacgttttcttcttttactaagcattccaaagtactacaaaaaaaaaagaaaaaaaagggagaaaatgtttctttaatagggatacgaaatgtttgttcacacgcaacagtaattactattTCAAACCCATGTGtaaaatcctacaaacacacccctaaaatgagaaatcctacactcGGCAccttaagtgtgaaatcctacacttACACAccgtaaaatgtgaaatcctacacacacacccctaaaatgcgaaatcctacacacacaccttaaaatgcgaaatcctacacacacaccttaaaatgcgaaatcctacacacacaccttaaaatgcgaaatcctacacttACACAccgtaaaatgtgaaatcctacacttACACCCCCTAAAATCCGAAAtcttacacatacacaccctaaaatgcgaaatttaATACATTGAAACGCGGAACTTAAGCGCGGAATACTacacatgtttttttttttttttttctttttgcggaaaaaatattttctcctttttttttttttttaccttccagagcAGGTAGGTCATAGCAGAAATAGCAAGGAACACGGGAGgcaaaggaaggtatggagTAAGGTCGGAAGGGTCTATGGGGTTCCTGAGTGCGGCAGCCTTGGATGATTCTAAAACTGCTTCACTTGCTTTTTCCCTGCCTCCTGCAGGTCGTCCTTCTGATTCTGTGGGTAGAAGAGGTGGTATGGATGGTAATTCTTGGTCCTCTTCAGATCGAAGAGTAGATTGTGGTAGGGGAGGTGGGTCTGGACATATAGCATTTAGAACTTGTTGTATTTGGTCATTCCTCTCATTGAATATTCCTTCCAGTTTTTCGCGTACTGTTCCTTCGGCGACATTGCAATTTTGATCGTATTCTTGAGTGCAAGGAACACATGGTCCTTctttgcatttattttttttaatttcattcGTAGATTCAAAAGCCTTACTTATGCCTTTGTCTACGGAGCAAGATTCTTTTTTCTcgtcttttaatttttttatcaacgCATTCAATATAACACAAGACATAGTTTGCTTAAATCGTTGGTGCTCAACACGGTTCCCTTGCTTCTCTTCTAGTtttatactatatatatattgtaacCCCCTAGCAATGGACTCGCAtgctgctttttcttctgcattTAGTGATTTACTTTCCTCTTTATTGTCCGTACAATATTGGCTCACATCAGATGTATCCTTCCCAGATATGGCATTTGTGAGTGATTGGATCATATTTGTCGTGTCCTCCCATAATTTAGGCTGTTcatggggaaggaaagaaggaataaacatatatatgtacattcagcatgtgcatgcacatataggGTCCATGGAcgtttattccttttctaaCCATACATGTAGAGTATATTACGCATGGAAATATGCTTTACTAtaatgtagaaaatattGTTCCCTTACCCACTCTTGATTGTTTCTAATACTTCTCCATTCTTCTGCTACACACTTCACAAATTCACAGGAGGTTTTACCATTACAGTCTTCGCCTGGTTTTGTTTTGGGAGGTATAACGATTTTCGGTGTCTTTAGATCCTGATCGACCTGTTCATCTTTGTGGTTGGATGTCTCCTTCCCTGGGTCACCTTCCTCAGAGGAGGGAAGCGGTGGTTGTTCCGCTGTGGCGTCCTGAACAGTTCGTTGTAAGTCTTTTaacacttcttcctcttcctttttttcttgttccaTTCCTTCAGCAACCATCTCAACAAGGCTCTTCAATTTGTTCAGTTTGCCATCATCGGCGACGACTGGATCAGCCCGTTCAGGTGACACGAACTCTGACACATTTTTCGTGTATGACCGTTGATCCTTATCTGCACACCATTCTTCTTTAGTTGCTTCTGCCATCTTATAATACAACATATTTGTGAGAAAGAAGTAGTATACTTCAGGTAGAATATTATTTCCGTCTCCGTAAGGAATGTTAGGTACATCATCAAGAGCACATTCCGCATAGTTCTCATCTCCAggcatttccccccttacTTCTTTTACCCGCTTAAAGGCATGTTCCATTACACTTCTCGGAGCACAAAACCACTCCATATAATATGCCCAAACATTCAATAAATCACATACAGAAATTCCCTTTACGCTTTTATTGCATGGTGACGGACTCTGTTGTTTGCTCTTATACTCCTTACCGACGTCTGTAACTAATAATATATTCCTTACCATAATTTCACAGAATTTGCCATATTTGTTCAGGTTTAATTTCTTAATTTCCtcatcatcttcatcatGCTGGCACAGAGCTAATAGACCTTGCAGCTCATTATACTGAGCTTCGTCTTCTTCTGTTACATTATTCGAAAACGCTGTAAACCAATCACTAATATTTactgtaaggaaggttgttagggatggtggtaggtggaaagaaggtggtgttacgggtgaactatatatatatatgtagatacaTATGTAGATACAACACACATCAGGTATTATGTAATCATTACTTACGTTCCTCATCTTCCAAAAATCCGCcattgtctttttttttggaacatTGGTAAggggttttctttttttttagtttgtCCTTTAGTGTCTGTAGTACTGTGTTCATTTGGTCCTTTGACAAACTTCCAGTTGTGTCCgccaattttgttaattcttcctcctttattccTAAAAGTTCTAAAAAATGCTCCCTTTTTCTATTCTTTTCTgcccctttccctttccgcACATCATTATCATTTACACAATTATTATACTCCACTATTGTTGGTATCTTCCCTGTACTACTTTTAATTACTTCTGCCCACTTATCTATTTGCTCCCcaacaaattttttccccacattGATTCCTTCGGACTCTACTAACTTACACTTTTCATATCTCCCCTGAACTCCATATTCTTTCAGTTTCTCTTCAACTTTCTGTTTCACGTATTTAGACACCTCGTTTATTCTACAATGGTCCTCGAATAATTTTACCGTAGTTACCTTCCCGACCACACACCTGAGATAAGCATCTGCTCCTttatccttcccccctttccagCCCTTCTCTATTCCACTACCTGCCTTAATTCCActtacaaaataaataattcttATTAGAGCTTTACATAATTCTTTCTTAATTGTCGTATTTGTAGTATCCTCCTTATCGATGTCTACGCACAGAGTTTTTTCCTCTGTAGAATCATCATTCAACCTCCTAATTAATTCTTCGAACATACCTTCTATATCTTTCCACACATGATCCTGCAAAATGAAGTACCACA encodes the following:
- a CDS encoding SICA antigen, producing the protein MAPAGVVKSTGGEMITRGKFNFMSQLLPRWIRKYGIGSVDNIGDHVWKDIEGMFEELIRRLNDDSTEEKTLCVDIDKEDTTNTTIKKELCKALIRIIYFVSGIKAGSGIEKGWKGGKDKGADAYLRCVVGKVTTVKLFEDHCRINEVSKYVKQKVEEKLKEYGVQGRYEKCKLVESEGINVGKKFVGEQIDKWAEVIKSSTGKIPTIVEYNNCVNDNDVRKGKGAEKNRKREHFLELLGIKEEELTKLADTTGSLSKDQMNTVLQTLKDKLKKKKTPYQCSKKKDNGGFLEDEELNISDWFTAFSNNVTEEDEAQYNELQGLLALCQHDEDDEEIKKLNLNKYGKFCEIMVRNILLVTDVGKEYKSKQQSPSPCNKSVKGISVCDLLNVWAYYMEWFCAPRSVMEHAFKRVKEVRGEMPGDENYAECALDDVPNIPYGDGNNILPEVYYFFLTNMLYYKMAEATKEEWCADKDQRSYTKNVSEFVSPERADPVVADDGKLNKLKSLVEMVAEGMEQEKKEEEEVLKDLQRTVQDATAEQPPLPSSEEGDPGKETSNHKDEQVDQDLKTPKIVIPPKTKPGEDCNGKTSCEFVKCVAEEWRSIRNNQEWPKLWEDTTNMIQSLTNAISGKDTSDVSQYCTDNKEESKSLNAEEKAACESIARGLQYIYSIKLEEKQGNRVEHQRFKQTMSCVILNALIKKLKDEKKESCSVDKGISKAFESTNEIKKNKCKEGPCVPCTQEYDQNCNVAEGTVREKLEGIFNERNDQIQQVLNAICPDPPPLPQSTLRSEEDQELPSIPPLLPTESEGRPAGGREKASEAVLESSKAAALRNPIDPSDLTPYLPLPPVFLAISAMTYLLWKYFGMLSKRRKRYRRAHQVRGPSLEQQIVDHVDQPGPREYTIVKERKPRSVPKGKTKSQKKQDLCRRVDPRAGVRRRMIIDIHLEVLDECQKEDLHSTKEDFFEILVQEFMGSKYMEEGNVPKEQVPSLDSGLRVDVPKEQVPCSDSGF